The region GAGCCCGTCAACAGGCGGAACAGCAGGCCGTGCCGGAGCGAGACCCGCCGTCCGGACCGGCTCCGCCCCGAGCGGCCCCGCCGGGCCCGCCGGCGCTCAGCGGCCACGTTCGGGCCCCACCAGCTTGTAGCCGACCCCGTAGACGGTGACCAGCCGGACCGGTCGCCGCGGGTTCGGCTCGATCTTGCGGCGCAGGTTCTTCACATGGACGTCGATGGTGCGCTCGGTGATGTACCCGCTGATCCCGTGGATCAGCTCCAGCAGCTGGGCCCGGCTCAGCACCCGGCCCGGCCGGGCGGCCAGGGCCCGCAGCAGCTGGAACTCCACCGGGGTGCACTCCACCGGCTCCCCGTCCACCAGCACCGCGTGCCGGGCCGGGTCCACGGTGATCGGCCCCGCGTTCAGCACCCGCTCCTCGTCCCGGACCGGGGTGCGCGAACGCCGCAGCAGCGTGCGCACCCGCGCCATCAGCTCGCGCGGGCTGTAGGGCTTGGTGACGTAGTCGTCGGCGCCCAGGTCGAGCCCGGCCAGCAGGTCCTCCTCCGTGGAGCGCGCGGTGAGCAGCAGCACCGCCACGTCGGACTCCGCGCGCAGCACCCGGCACGCCTCCAGGCCGCTCATCACCGGCATCATCACGTCCATCACGATCAGGTCGGGGCGGTCGCGGTGGTGCTCCTCCAGCACGGCGCGACCGTTGTGGACCACGCGGACCGCGTGGCCCTCGTGCTCCAGATAGCGCCGGATCAGCTCGGCCTGGTTCACGTCGTCCTCGGCCACCAGGACATGCGCGCACACGTGGAGGACC is a window of Nocardiopsis changdeensis DNA encoding:
- a CDS encoding response regulator transcription factor → MCAHVLVAEDDVNQAELIRRYLEHEGHAVRVVHNGRAVLEEHHRDRPDLIVMDVMMPVMSGLEACRVLRAESDVAVLLLTARSTEEDLLAGLDLGADDYVTKPYSPRELMARVRTLLRRSRTPVRDEERVLNAGPITVDPARHAVLVDGEPVECTPVEFQLLRALAARPGRVLSRAQLLELIHGISGYITERTIDVHVKNLRRKIEPNPRRPVRLVTVYGVGYKLVGPERGR